The DNA segment TACCTCTCGGACTGGTCCTTGTAATCTAGGCTTGGAATATCCTTTTAGTATGTTTAAGCAACCCCTGACTGATTTATGTTTTCCTTCTAGCTTATCCATTCTGTATGCCTTCAAACGACATTTGAATACTTCTTGTTTCTTGCAAGTGTTGTCTATTGATCCTGTTATTGGTGCGATTTCTGCCGGGAATGGTGTTTTGTTAAAGCCATTAGAACTGgctccagcttcttcttctctgcTCGCAAAGTTACTGGAACAGTATCTAGACCCTTGTTCAGTGAGGGTTGTAGCAGGGGCTGTTACTGAAACAACTCTGCTGCTGGAGCAGAAGTGGGACAAAATATTCTACACAGGTTCATATTAACAAACACATTTCTAGGGAATGTTTTAAAACACTAAAGGTTCTACTCTTGCTTGTTGGTAGTTCGAGATTGGGCGTATCATAATGACGGCAGCTGCGAAGCATCTAACCCCGGTTTCTCTGGAGCTTGGGGGAAATCTCCTGTTGTCATTGAAAGTTCAGAGACACCCAAATTATAACTCACACACAAGAGATTTCAAGAACACTTTCTTGTAAATTAGAAACCTTTTAAACAATCCCCTAGATCTGTTTAATCTGATTTATGCTCAGTCACACACGACTAGCCAGACCAGTTTCTAATCTCTAAATCACAGAGCCAAGCTAAACACTTGTTACTTGATCTCTGTAGCCGACAAGAACAAACCTCTTGTTCTAGCTTTTTCTCTCTTAATGCTTAACCTAAAACTCTCTTAGATTATCTCATTAAGTAGACACGAAAAAGACAATATTCTATTTCCTAAAATCTTGCAAACtagaagatcttctttgcttcacGTCCAAGCAATATCTTCTATTTCCATAAGTTTGTGACACGTCACCACTCGTAACAAACTCGCCATACTGTGTTACACAATCACCGCACTGTGTAACACACTCTTAGCTCAGCTCGAACACGCTCACAATCTTGAGCTTACATTCTCCCCCTTTTTATCTGAATGTGACACTCTACTCAACTTAGAACCAGCTGTCCTAACATCAACTAGATATCGCTGTCGCCAATAGCACAGGATCAGAGCCTGTCGTACGCACAGAACAATGTCTTGCTAATGTAGTGCTGTTCTTAGTGAGTCAATTCAAGCTCTTCTAGCCACCATCTCATGATCGCAGCTCCCCCTGCATTATTGAATTACTGTCTCTCATTCTCCCCCTGTATTGAACAAATTTGAAATTCGAGAAACCAGAAACACAACATATTGATAAGCTTAAGAGTGTCAGATTACACAGCCATATTAATTCAAAAGAACATATGAAGCAACATCCAAGCAACATAGCAACATCGTAAACACTACAGACTTTCATTCGCTCAGAAACTCTCACTACAGAGTTCCATTCGCTCAGAAGCTCTCACTCTGATCACTGTCCTGCTCCATTACAACCTCCTCATCCCGTGAAGGCTGTTGTGTGTACTGCGGGTATTCTCCCCCTGAGTAGATGCACATTAAGATAAAACAAACAAGATTAGAGACGCATAAAATTCAAGAAATGACTACAAGTATGACACCCTTACTCCTCAAGCGAATCCGAATGTTTTTCAGATCAGCTATGGTTCGCTCAATGTCAGCCAAAAGATCCACAGACCGAGCATCAGCACCCTGTCCTCGACCTGCCTTGATGTCTTTGACAACGAGCTTCGGATATCCTGTGtactcatcatcttcttcaaaaGACAACACAGTTCGTTGATAGTCAATGACTTGCTGAATCAGCGTAGGGAAGATGATCCTCCGAGACTTGTCAGTGTTAACGTTAGCTGAAAAACTGATGATCTGATCATAAACGGACTGACCAAAATCAAAACTCCTGTGATGATGAAGCATGTAGAGGAACTTGAGTCGCTCCTGATTCATTGAAGTGTAGTTAGTCGTAGGTATCCAGTTGGAGCACACGAGCTTGTAGAGCACCTGATTTGTCCGAGTTAGGTATTTGGAGCTCATGTCTTCCCAACGTTGCACTCGATTATCGGTCAAAAACGAGCACACAATGTCGATGTCAGCAGTCATGTAGTCAGGGTCCTCTTCAAATCCCGGAATCAGATACAGAGCATTGATCAGTGTAGGTGAGAAATCTACCATAGATCCACGAAGAAATACAGCAACGCCATCCTCTCTATTCTCAGCAGCCCCCAGATTCGCAATGAACTCTTTCACGACATTTGGGTGAAATAAATCGCAGTCAATTAGAGTATAGATCAGTCCGGACCTAACTACCACTCTTTTCACATCAGACAAGTTCTCATCATTCACATCTAACCTTTGTTGAATCACGAAGCCCCGGGGAGCCAACTTTTCATACCTTTCAGCTGCATTGCTTGTGACAAACCGACTCGAGACCGGTGTGATGTGCGAGCGAAGCAAATCGGGATTCTCCTGATTTCGTGCCTGGAAAGAGGCACGACTTGCTTGATAGCGTGGCTCCTTGGGTTGGAAAGCTTCAACCTCGTCATCAGAGGAAGAGGTAACTGCAGCAGGTGGTGACGGTGGTGACGGAGTTGTTTCTCGGCGCTGCTTGCGGACTCGTTTTCGGGAAGATTCAGAGGGCCCAGCGGCGGAGGAAACCGGCGCATATGTTACTTTCTCAGACAATCGAGAGCTTCTGCGGGAAGGTTGCATGTTTCGACTttggagagaagaagagatgtgGCGGAATGTTTTTGGGAGTGACACAcggaaaaccctaattccattTATTGAACTCAATTTAAAGCATTAGTCCCAAATCAAGTTCCATTTATTGAATTAAATAATCATAAATAAAACCCTGTGTGTAAAGCAATAAAACTGATGCATTATACACACATGTAACCAGGAGCACAGACTTCACTTACAGTCGTATAAGAGCAGAGGAGTCATGTGAATTGTGATATGAGCCAGTCCCGTAACATAACCAGCATATACACATAGGCATCTACGAACATGATGCCTGCATCTCGGGGGTAAAGTCACTGAAGAACGATTTAGCCACACATCTAGCTaccaaaacttttataaatgaaatCAATGAGTCAACCCAAGTCTGTAGCTATTTCTCAGCCGAGTAGCTGTCACAAACGAGATTCTGTTGTGTTCATTCAGTTAACTCCAACTCTGTTTTTCACACTCTTTTGTACAGTCTGGAAACACATGTTAGGTATCTTGTGCGTCTGTCTCTCCATCTTCACAAACAACCACGTTTCATCAGTTCAAAAGCAATGAATACACAACTCCATTGTTAGGAAAGAGATGGAATCCAGAGACAAAGTGGAGTGACACCCTGCTCCGAAACATTTATCCCAAGAGATTGGCAACATGCCTGCCTAGTCAAGACATTGATCAAGATTAGAGGCAAAGTGGGGTAACACTCAGCTCCATCATGAGTATCTATCATTCCAGGCCTTGTTCACGATTGATTTCTTTGTTGAGTAACACACATCTTTCATGAGGCTGCATACTAGTCTTATTTCTTGACCTTTTCGTGTGACACACGTTTATCCTTATGTAACACTCACCCTCTTATGCGTTTCCTCATTCAATCCAGGCAGTGATCAATACCTCAAACGTGAAATGAGGTACCATCTCAGTTCAAGGTGAGTGCCCTTCATCAGTGAATCAGAAGAGAGAGTTAACCAGAGTCAGATAAACAAACTTACACAGTGGAACTTTTTGACTCAAGGTGTTAGTGGGGGTGTAGCATCGACGTACGGAGTCCATCGACTCTTCTTTTTACAGTGACTCTTCCCCCTTCTCCAGGTCTTAATCAGAGTTCCATGATTCCCAACGCCTTTCTAAGACCCAGAAAGGTGTTGTGATCCAATGGTTTGGTAAAGAGATCTGCAAGTTGTTTCTCAGTTGGGACATGCTCTAATATCACAATCCTCATTTCCACTAACTCTCGCACAAAGTGATGTCTGATATCCACGTGCTTAGTACGTGAATGCTGAACTGGATTTTTAGACAGATTTATAGCACTCATGTTATCACAATGAACAAGCATAGGAGCAGAGGTGATACCGTAATCGACAAGCATTTGTCGCATCCAAAGGAGCTGCGTGCAACAACTTCCTAGTGCAATGTATTCAGCTTCTGCTGTGGATAGAGAGACACAGTTTTGTTTCTTGCTATGCCATGAGACCATGTTGTTTCCCAAGAAAAAGCAACCACCCGATGTGCTGTGTCTGTCATCTAAGcaacctgcccaatcagcatcacaaaaACCTGCAAGATTCACATTAGTCTCAAATGTATAATGAAGACCAAAGTCAAGGGTGCCTTTCACGTATTTGATAATACGCTTTACTGCATTCATGTGAGACTCTTTTGGTTTAGCTTGATAGCGAGCACAAATCCCCACACTGAGGCATAGATCAGGACGACTCGCCGTGAGGTAAAGAAGGCTTCCAATCATGGCTCGGTAGAGTTTCTCATCAACTGGTTTCCCATCGCTATCTCTGGAAAGTTTGGTTGTTGTGCTCATAGGAGTTTTTGCAGTCTTACTTGTCTGCATTCCAAATCGCTTGATGAGATTTTTGGCATAGGTACTCTGTGACACTGTGATTCCATCGGTTAGTTGTTTGACCTGAAGTCCAAGGAAATAGCTCAGTTCACCAACCATACTCATTTCAAATTCCTTTGTCATAGTCTTCACGAAGTCATCAACCATTTGCTTAGACGTTCCTCCGAAgatgatatcatccacgtaAACTTGAATGATCAGCATGTCATCTCCATCTTCTCCGACGAACAGTGTCTTGTCCACACCACCTCTTTGAAAACCAGCTTGTAACAGGAACTCCGTCAGACGGTCATACCAAGCTCGTGGAGCTTGTTTCAACCCATAGAGAGCTTTCTTGAGTTTGTAAACGTGATCCGGAAAATGTGGATCCTCAAACCCTTTTGGTTGTGTTACGTAGACTTCTTCTTGTAATACACCGTTTAGGAAGGCACTCTTGACATCCATCTGATAGAGTTTGATTCTCAGATTGCACGCCATTCCAAACAGTAGTCGTATTGATTCAAGTCGTGCAACTGGAGCAAAGGTTTCATCAAAGTCTACTCCTTCGATCTGAGAGTATCCCTGTCCAACTAACCGCGATTTGTTTCGAATGATATTCCCTTCCTCATCAGTCTTGTTCTTGTGAATCCACTTGGTTCCAATGATGTTTACATTCTTTGGTCTTGGTACCAGTTCCCACACTTGAAGTCGTTCAAACTGTTCAAGCTCCAGGTGCATCGATTCGGTCCAGAATTCATCATCCAATGCCTCCTGAATGTTCTTAGGCTCAATAAGTGACACAAAGCATTCCACTTCATTCATCTTCACCACGAAACACGCCAACTTTAACATCTCTTTGAAGTcgatttgtttctttcttgtaACTCTTTCATCAAACAGTCCGCCAATCACGTCTGAAGAGGAGTGGTTTTTGTGTACTTTTCCTTGATCAAGATCGACCTTGGTCATCTCAGGTTCATCGTCTTCTTCAGACTCCTCTTTCACTTCATTCTCAGCTTCATTCTCAGCTTGTCTTGAGGAACTTGGCGTGACACCGTCTATTGTCTGTGTTACACGAGCCTCATAGAATCCAATGCTATCGTCAAAGACTACAATAACATTGTCGCCTACAAACTTTGTACGCTGATTAAACACACGGTAGGCTGAACTGTTCACTGAGTATCCCAGAAACATCCCTACGTCACTTCTTGCTTAAAACTTTCTCAGATGTTCTTTGTCATTCAGAATGTAGCACAAACATCCAAACACATGCATGTGACTCAGGTTCGGTGTTTTACCTTTGAGAATTTCATAGGGAGTAGTCTTAGTCTTTGGCTTGACATAGACCCGATTTATCACATAGCACGCAGTGTTGATTGCTTCCGCCCAGAAACCAGATGGAACACTGTTTCCACACAGCATCGCTCTTGCCATTTCTTGCAATGTTCTATTCTTTCTTTCCACAACCCGATTTTGTTGAGGAGTTCTTGGAGCGGCATACTGATGACGGATACCTTGACTGTGACAGAACTTGTCAAACTGCTCATTCTGAAACTCACCGCCATGATCGCTCTTGATCTGAATGATTCCTCCTTTATCCTGTTTGAGCTGAAGAGCAAGGATTCTGAAACTCTCAAGGGCATCAGACTTGTTGCGTAAGACGTCCACCCATATATACCTGGAAAAATCATCGaccaatacaaaaatatatcgcTTACCTGCAATGCTTTCAGGAGTTATAGGACCCATGAGATCCATATGAACCAGTTCCAATATCCGTGTAGATCTGATCTCTGAAATTTGTTTGTGTTGTACCTTGACTTGCTTTCCTTGACAGCATGCTTCACATACTGTCTCTGTTTGTTTCTCCAAATCAGGGACACCTCTTACTACTTCAGCATTTACGAGTCTGAAGAGTCCATTTGTGTTCATGTGACCCAGTTTCTTGTGCCAGAGATCAAGTTTGGATTCAGCAGCTGCAAAACACACATTAGAAGGTCTCCAAAGATAACAGTTGTTTCCGGAACGAATACCCCTTAGCACGACATTGTTTCTTGCGTCAACGGCACGACATTCCTTGCTGTTGAAGATAACCTCTAATCCCTCATCACAAAGTTGACTCACACTGATCAGATTTGCCTTAAGACCCTCAACAAAGTAAACATTTGAGAGTTTAGGCACATCAGGTCGGGAGGTTATTCCAATTGCACGGATTTTGCCTTGTCCACCATCTCCAAAAGTAACTTTTCCACCTCTGATGAGTTCGAGTTTCTCAAGGTAGTCTTCATTTCCAGTCATATGCTTTGAGCAACCACTATCAAAATACCATGGAAGTTGCGCTTGTGATGCTTCTTCAGCAGAGGTATAAGCAACATTACTCACGATCTCTGTGTCTACTTGCACTCGCACCAGGTTGCAAACTAGATCATGTTCTCCTTAAGAGTGTGACTTAACAGAACTGGTGTTTATCTTAGAATGAGTATTCTCTTTGAAGTTCGGATACAGATCACGTTTGGCTATCCATACACAACCGTAAGCAGTTGGTTCGGTGAAGCACAGGTTCAACCTCCATGCTCTCTCATACTGATGTCTTCGAAAATAACAGAACCTAACATTGTGTCCTCGTTTTCCACAGAAGTGACAACCGTTTCCACGTCTTCTTTGTTTGGGAAGAACATCCTTGTTTCTTTCAACATGAGCTAGTTTCTCTTCAGGTTTCTTTTCTTCCTTAGGAGCTTCCTTCACAAATTTTGTTTCTGTAGATGTGGAGGTGGATCCCTTGTATCCTAAGCCAATGCTGAGACTTGGACACTGTCCCAATGTCAGTATGTGATCAAGAGATGCAGTACCAGCTGACAACATTCGAACCTTCTTGTGATTTTCAGTAAGTTGACTCTCGAGTAGTCTGCTTCGATCGATCTCCATAGCCAAGAGGTCACTTAGCCTTTGCACTTGAGCTTCAGCTTCCTTACGAACTCCTTCCTGCTCTGTCATAGCTCTCTTGAGTGCAAGTATTTCTTGATCTGATTCTATGTTAATCGAGTACTCCTTCGTCTTGATAGGAGGCTGATCAAGTTCCAGTATGTTAACCTGAGCTTTCAGCATTGCAGTCTCTTTGAGCAGTGCAAGGTTTTCATGGCTGAGATCAGAGAACTTATTGAAGAGGGACTTGTACTCAGCTTCAAGATCTTGCTCAAGATCACCGTCATCCTCGCTGTCAACATCAGTATCTTTTCCACTTTCTTGACCAATCAACGCCATGAAGTTTAGATGCAGCTCACCTTCATCATTCTCGCTTTCAGATTCAGTGTCACTGAAACACATGAGAGACTTCTCTTTCTTGAGAATGCTAGGACACTCACTGCGTGTATGCCCAATTCCTTTACACTCAATACATTTTTGCTCTTTTCTCTTAGCAAGGGGACACTCGCTCCTGAAGTGCCCGTAACCTTCACACTCATGACACTTCTTTGTGTTCTTGCCAGAATCATGCTTTGAGTGCTGAGAGCTACTCCTTTCATAATCATCCTTTTGGTAGCGTCCATTGAATCTACCACCACCTTTCTCCATACGCTTGACAAACTTGTTGAAGTTTCGTGCCATTAGACTCAGGTTTTCTTCAATCTTAGTAACTCGACCATCATCCTTAGACTCGGCTGTGAAAGCAATGCTCTTCTGATTAGTAGATTGTCGGTCGTTTTTCTCAAGATCATGCACTTTCAAAATGCCAGAGAGTTGATCAAACTTCATCTCATCTGTGTCTACAGCCAATGTAAGTACAACTTTATAAGCTTCAAACCGTGGAGGTAAGCACCTTAGCAGTTTCTTTACCAGATCCTTTTCTTCATACTTCTTTCCAAGGACAGACGCTTCACTTGCCAGTTCACTGATCTTGCATATGAATCCATCAATTGGCTCATCGTCACTCATTCTCAGGTTTTCAAACTTGGAGGCAAGATGATCAAGACGAGTTCTTCTCACACTAGTGTTTCCCTCAAAGTGATTAATGAGTGTATCCCATGCTTGCTTGGCAGATTCACATCCTTGTATGATCTTGAATTGCTCAACGTCCACTGATGAGAATATGACAGTCAAGGCTTTGGAATTGAATTTTGATGCTTTCTTCT comes from the Brassica napus cultivar Da-Ae unplaced genomic scaffold, Da-Ae ScsIHWf_1049;HRSCAF=1471, whole genome shotgun sequence genome and includes:
- the LOC125595399 gene encoding uncharacterized protein LOC125595399, which encodes MQPSRRSSRLSEKVTYAPVSSAAGPSESSRKRVRKQRRETTPSPPSPPAAVTSSSDDEVEAFQPKEPRYQASRASFQARNQENPDLLRSHITPVSSRFVTSNAAERYEKLAPRGFVIQQRLDVNDENLSDVKRVVVRSGLIYTLIDCDLFHPNVVKEFIANLGAAENREDGVAVFLRGSMVDFSPTLINALYLIPGFEEDPDYMTADIDIVCSFLTDNRVQRWEDMSSKYLTRTNQVLYKLVCSNWIPTTNYTSMNQERLKFLYMLHHHRSFDFGQSVYDQIISFSANVNTDKSRRIIFPTLIQQVIDYQRTVLSFEEDDEYTGYPKLVVKDIKAGRGQGADARSVDLLADIERTIADLKNIRIRLRRGEYPQYTQQPSRDEEVVMEQDSDQSESF